A region of Shewanella psychromarinicola DNA encodes the following proteins:
- a CDS encoding F0F1 ATP synthase subunit epsilon — translation MAAKTVQLDIVSAESSIFHGQVSFFEVNGAEGELGIMPNHVALLTKIKPGMARFIMQDGSVEVLYLSGGLLEVQPTAISVLADVALRADDIDEKAALEAKEHAEQAIANAGSDFNYEAAVIELAKSLAQLRVVETIKKNITR, via the coding sequence ATGGCAGCCAAAACAGTCCAACTTGATATTGTTAGTGCAGAAAGCAGCATCTTCCATGGCCAAGTTAGCTTCTTTGAAGTTAATGGTGCTGAAGGTGAGTTAGGTATTATGCCTAACCATGTTGCGTTACTAACAAAAATTAAGCCTGGTATGGCGCGCTTTATCATGCAAGATGGCAGTGTAGAAGTGTTGTATCTTTCAGGTGGTTTACTGGAAGTACAACCTACTGCAATTTCAGTACTTGCTGATGTAGCATTACGTGCCGATGATATTGATGAGAAAGCGGCTTTAGAAGCTAAAGAACATGCTGAGCAAGCAATTGCGAATGCTGGATCTGACTTCAATTACGAAGCTGCTGTAATCGAATTGGCCAAATCTTTGGCTCAATTACGTGTTGTTGAAACCATCAAGAAAAATATCACCAGATAA
- the atpD gene encoding F0F1 ATP synthase subunit beta, whose amino-acid sequence MSTGTVVQVIGAVVDVEFPQDSVPRVYDALKITGEGPCNGLVLEVQQQLGGGVVRTIAMGSSDGLRRGLEVVNSGSPINVPVGLKTLGRIMNVLGEPIDEAGPIGEEERYVIHRAAPSYEDQSTSTELLETGIKVIDLVCPFAKGGKVGLFGGAGVGKTVNMMELINNIAKAHSGLSVFAGVGERTREGNDFYYEMEDSGVLDKVAMVYGQMNEPPGNRLRVALTGLSIAEKFRDEGRDVLLFVDNIYRYTLAGTEVSALLGRMPSAVGYQPTLAEEMGVLQERIASTKTGSITSVQAVYVPADDLTDPSPATTFAHLDATVVLSRQIASLGIYPAVDPLDSTSRQLDPQVVGQEHYDVANGVQTVLQRYKELKDIIAILGMDELSDDDKTMVFRARKIERFLSQPFFVAEVFTGSPGTYVSLKDTIRGFKGILDGEFDHIPEQAFYMVGSIDEAVEKANKKK is encoded by the coding sequence ATGAGCACAGGTACTGTTGTCCAAGTAATTGGCGCGGTTGTGGACGTAGAATTTCCACAAGATTCTGTACCTCGAGTATATGACGCTCTGAAGATCACTGGCGAAGGCCCATGTAATGGTTTGGTGCTGGAAGTTCAGCAGCAGCTAGGTGGTGGCGTTGTTCGTACCATCGCTATGGGTTCTTCTGATGGTCTGCGTCGTGGTCTAGAGGTAGTAAACTCAGGTTCACCAATTAATGTTCCGGTTGGGCTTAAGACCCTTGGCCGTATTATGAATGTATTGGGCGAGCCTATCGATGAAGCGGGTCCTATCGGTGAAGAAGAACGTTATGTTATTCACCGTGCTGCGCCTTCATACGAAGATCAGTCAACTTCAACTGAACTATTAGAGACGGGTATCAAGGTTATCGACCTTGTTTGTCCTTTCGCTAAAGGCGGTAAAGTAGGTCTGTTCGGTGGTGCTGGTGTTGGTAAAACAGTTAACATGATGGAACTGATTAACAACATCGCTAAAGCTCACTCTGGTCTTTCTGTTTTCGCTGGTGTTGGTGAGCGTACCCGTGAGGGTAACGACTTCTACTACGAGATGGAAGATTCAGGCGTATTAGACAAAGTTGCCATGGTTTATGGTCAGATGAACGAGCCTCCAGGAAACCGTTTACGCGTAGCGTTAACCGGCCTGAGTATCGCTGAAAAGTTCCGTGACGAAGGTCGTGACGTATTGTTGTTCGTTGACAATATTTATCGTTACACCCTAGCCGGTACTGAAGTATCTGCACTATTAGGTCGTATGCCTTCTGCAGTAGGTTATCAGCCAACACTAGCTGAAGAGATGGGTGTTCTTCAAGAACGCATCGCTTCAACTAAGACGGGTTCGATTACTTCTGTACAAGCAGTATATGTACCTGCGGATGACTTAACTGATCCGTCACCAGCAACAACTTTCGCTCACTTAGATGCGACTGTTGTATTGTCTCGTCAAATTGCTTCTTTGGGTATTTACCCTGCGGTTGACCCATTGGATTCGACTTCACGTCAGTTAGATCCTCAGGTTGTTGGCCAAGAGCATTATGATGTTGCAAACGGTGTACAAACTGTATTACAGCGTTATAAAGAGCTGAAAGACATTATTGCTATCTTGGGTATGGATGAATTGTCAGATGATGACAAAACCATGGTATTCCGAGCACGTAAGATTGAGCGTTTCTTGTCTCAACCTTTCTTCGTAGCAGAAGTCTTCACCGGTTCTCCTGGTACGTACGTTTCTCTAAAAGACACCATTCGTGGCTTTAAGGGTATCTTGGATGGCGAGTTCGATCACATTCCAGAGCAAGCGTTCTACATGGTTGGCTCAATCGATGAAGCTGTCGAAAAAGCGAACAAAAAAAAATAA
- the atpG gene encoding F0F1 ATP synthase subunit gamma: MANAKEIKTKIASIKNTQKITSAMEMVAASKMRKAQERMRASRPYAENMRKVIGHVARGTLEYKHPYLEVREAKRVGYIVVATDRGLCGGLNVNLFKQVVSDVKKWKEQGADFEFCPIGARSVQFFKSFGGEISAHASGLGDAPKLVDLIGTVRVMLKAYNEGKLDRLYIVFNKFVNTMSQTPVIEQLLPLPKSDEEVANYPWDYIYEPDPKEVLDVLLTRYVESQVYQGVVENIASEQAARMVAMKAATDNAGEMIDDLQLVYNKARQAAITQELSEIVSGAAAV; encoded by the coding sequence ATGGCCAACGCTAAAGAGATTAAAACCAAGATCGCGAGTATTAAAAATACTCAGAAGATCACTTCCGCTATGGAAATGGTAGCTGCCAGCAAAATGCGCAAAGCGCAGGAACGCATGAGAGCAAGCCGTCCATATGCAGAAAATATGCGTAAGGTGATCGGTCACGTAGCGCGAGGTACTCTCGAGTATAAACACCCCTATTTAGAGGTGAGAGAGGCCAAGCGGGTTGGTTACATTGTTGTAGCGACCGACCGTGGCCTTTGTGGTGGTTTGAACGTCAACTTATTTAAACAGGTTGTGTCAGACGTTAAAAAATGGAAGGAACAGGGCGCAGATTTTGAGTTTTGCCCAATTGGTGCCCGTTCTGTTCAGTTTTTTAAAAGCTTCGGTGGTGAAATATCCGCCCATGCATCAGGTTTAGGCGATGCGCCCAAACTTGTTGATTTGATTGGCACAGTACGTGTCATGTTAAAAGCTTACAACGAAGGTAAATTGGATCGTCTGTACATTGTGTTTAACAAGTTTGTTAATACAATGAGCCAGACACCAGTGATCGAACAGCTGCTACCTTTACCTAAGTCAGATGAAGAAGTAGCTAATTATCCTTGGGATTATATTTACGAGCCAGATCCAAAAGAAGTTTTGGATGTATTGTTAACTCGTTATGTAGAGTCTCAAGTGTATCAAGGTGTTGTTGAGAATATTGCCTCTGAACAGGCTGCCCGTATGGTAGCAATGAAGGCGGCAACAGATAACGCTGGCGAAATGATCGATGATTTGCAACTCGTCTATAACAAGGCCCGTCAGGCTGCTATTACGCAAGAACTGTCGGAAATTGTCTCAGGCGCTGCAGCGGTTTAG
- the atpA gene encoding F0F1 ATP synthase subunit alpha has translation MQLNSTEISDLIKQRIEQFDVVSEARNEGTIVAVSDGIIRINGLADVMQGEMIELPGGCFAIALNLERDSVGAVVMGPYANLAEGDKVRTTGRILEVPVGRGLLGRVVNTLGEPIDGKGPIENDGFSPVEVIAPGVIERKSVSQPIQTGYKAVDAMIPIGRGQRELIIGDRQTGKTAMAIDAIINQKDSGIKCVYVAIGQKASTIANVVRKLEEHGALANTIVVVASASETAALQFLAPYSGCSMGEYFRDRGEDSLIVYDDLSKQAVAYRQISLLLKRPPGREAYPGDVFYLHSRLLERASRVNVNYVEKFTKGAVTGQTGSLTALPIIETQAGDVSAFVPTNVISITDGQIFLETDLFNSGLRPAVNPGISVSRVGGAAQTKIIKKLSGGIRTALAQYRELAAFSQFASDLDDATRAQLEHGERVTELMKQKQYAPMSVAAQSVSIFAAEKGYLKGVALNEIGRFEAALLSYMNSQHADLFNTINATGDYNADIEGELKAGLDKFIETQTW, from the coding sequence ATGCAACTGAATTCCACTGAAATCAGCGATCTGATTAAGCAGCGGATCGAGCAGTTCGACGTCGTTAGTGAAGCTCGCAACGAAGGTACAATCGTTGCAGTAAGTGACGGCATCATTCGCATTAACGGCCTTGCCGATGTAATGCAGGGTGAAATGATCGAACTGCCTGGTGGCTGTTTTGCAATCGCGTTGAACTTAGAACGTGATTCTGTCGGCGCCGTAGTGATGGGGCCTTATGCTAATTTAGCAGAAGGCGATAAAGTTAGAACCACTGGTCGTATTCTTGAAGTACCAGTGGGTCGTGGTCTACTTGGCCGCGTTGTTAACACTCTAGGTGAGCCTATTGACGGTAAAGGACCTATCGAAAACGATGGTTTCTCTCCTGTTGAAGTGATTGCCCCTGGTGTTATTGAACGTAAGTCTGTATCACAACCAATTCAAACTGGTTATAAAGCCGTTGATGCCATGATCCCTATTGGTCGTGGTCAACGTGAATTGATCATTGGTGACCGTCAGACTGGTAAAACAGCGATGGCAATCGATGCAATTATCAACCAGAAAGATTCAGGCATTAAGTGTGTCTATGTTGCCATTGGTCAGAAAGCTTCTACCATTGCTAACGTAGTGCGAAAGCTTGAAGAACATGGCGCATTAGCTAACACTATCGTAGTTGTTGCATCTGCTTCTGAAACTGCAGCACTGCAATTTTTAGCGCCATATTCTGGTTGTTCTATGGGTGAATACTTCCGTGACCGCGGTGAAGATTCTTTAATCGTATATGATGATTTGTCTAAGCAAGCAGTTGCTTACCGTCAAATTTCATTGCTATTGAAGCGTCCACCAGGACGTGAAGCCTACCCAGGTGACGTATTTTATCTACACTCTCGTTTACTAGAGCGTGCTTCACGCGTAAACGTAAATTATGTAGAAAAGTTCACTAAAGGTGCAGTAACAGGTCAAACGGGTTCGTTAACCGCTTTGCCTATTATTGAAACCCAAGCTGGTGATGTATCAGCGTTCGTACCGACTAACGTAATTTCTATTACAGATGGTCAGATCTTCCTTGAAACTGATTTGTTTAACTCGGGCTTACGTCCAGCTGTTAACCCAGGTATTTCAGTTTCTCGTGTTGGTGGTGCTGCGCAGACTAAAATCATCAAGAAACTGTCAGGTGGTATTCGTACTGCTCTTGCACAGTATCGAGAGCTTGCTGCGTTCTCACAGTTTGCATCTGATTTAGATGATGCAACACGTGCTCAACTTGAGCATGGTGAGCGTGTAACCGAATTAATGAAGCAAAAGCAATATGCTCCTATGAGCGTTGCAGCACAGTCTGTGTCTATTTTCGCAGCTGAAAAAGGCTACCTTAAAGGTGTTGCTTTAAATGAAATTGGTCGCTTCGAGGCCGCTCTGCTTTCATACATGAACAGTCAACATGCTGACCTATTTAATACCATCAATGCTACTGGCGATTATAACGCTGATATCGAAGGTGAGTTAAAGGCAGGCTTAGACAAGTTCATTGAAACCCAAACCTGGTAA
- the atpH gene encoding F0F1 ATP synthase subunit delta: protein MAELSTIARPYAKAAFDFAVEHKVVESWTEMLTFASLVSENESIKPLLNGTLASTELASLFIKVCGEQVNEQGQNLIKVMAENGRLGILSTVSLLFAEYRNEWAKEVEAYVVSATELSSEQQQQISVSLEKRLARKVKLNCSIDASLIGGVIIKSGDLVIDGSVSGKLSRLSDKLQS from the coding sequence ATGGCTGAATTAAGCACCATCGCTCGCCCTTACGCAAAGGCAGCTTTTGATTTTGCTGTTGAACATAAAGTAGTAGAAAGTTGGACAGAAATGTTAACTTTCGCTTCATTGGTAAGTGAAAACGAATCAATAAAGCCACTGCTTAATGGTACTTTAGCGAGTACAGAACTCGCTTCACTGTTTATTAAAGTATGCGGTGAACAAGTCAATGAGCAAGGTCAAAATCTGATAAAGGTAATGGCTGAAAACGGTCGTTTAGGGATACTGTCAACAGTATCGCTACTTTTTGCTGAATACCGTAATGAGTGGGCAAAAGAAGTTGAGGCCTATGTGGTTTCTGCTACTGAGCTAAGCTCTGAGCAACAGCAACAAATTAGTGTTTCTCTAGAGAAACGTCTCGCACGCAAAGTTAAGCTGAATTGCAGCATCGACGCATCGCTTATTGGCGGTGTTATTATTAAATCAGGCGACCTAGTCATTGATGGCTCGGTAAGCGGTAAATTATCGCGATTGTCTGATAAGCTGCAGTCGTAA
- the atpF gene encoding F0F1 ATP synthase subunit B, whose product MNFNATLFGQTVAFILFVWFCMKFVWPPLMNAIEERQKKIADGLADAGRAAKDLELAQVKATEHLKEAKVTANDIIEQANKRKAQIVDEAKAEAQTERAKIIAQGQAEIENERNRLKDDLRKQVASLAIIGAEKILERAIDPEAHSDIVNKLVAEI is encoded by the coding sequence GTGAATTTCAACGCTACCCTATTCGGTCAGACGGTTGCCTTTATTCTCTTCGTGTGGTTTTGCATGAAGTTTGTATGGCCGCCGTTGATGAATGCCATCGAAGAACGCCAGAAGAAAATTGCTGATGGTCTGGCTGATGCCGGCCGTGCAGCAAAAGATCTAGAGTTAGCACAAGTTAAAGCTACTGAGCATCTAAAAGAAGCAAAGGTAACTGCCAACGACATTATTGAGCAAGCTAATAAGCGTAAGGCTCAAATCGTTGACGAAGCTAAAGCTGAAGCTCAAACTGAGCGAGCGAAAATTATCGCTCAGGGTCAAGCAGAAATTGAAAACGAACGTAATCGCCTGAAAGATGACTTGCGTAAGCAAGTTGCTTCTCTAGCCATCATTGGTGCAGAGAAGATTCTTGAACGTGCGATTGATCCAGAAGCCCACAGTGACATTGTTAATAAACTTGTTGCTGAAATTTGA
- the atpE gene encoding F0F1 ATP synthase subunit C has translation METVLGMTAIAVALLIGMGALGTAIGFGLLGGKFLEGAARQPEMAPMLQVKMFIVAGLLDAVTMIGVGIALFMLFTNPLGAML, from the coding sequence ATGGAAACTGTATTAGGAATGACGGCTATTGCTGTTGCTCTACTTATTGGTATGGGTGCATTAGGAACAGCTATCGGTTTCGGCCTTTTAGGTGGAAAGTTTTTGGAAGGTGCAGCACGTCAGCCAGAAATGGCGCCTATGTTACAAGTTAAAATGTTCATCGTAGCGGGTCTACTAGATGCGGTGACTATGATCGGTGTCGGTATTGCGCTATTTATGTTGTTTACTAACCCATTGGGTGCAATGCTTTAA
- the atpB gene encoding F0F1 ATP synthase subunit A, translating to MAATGEELTQQSYIQHHLTNLQVCATDNGLAMNHACEKAGFWTWNIDSLFFSVGLGVLFLWLFYSAGKKATTGVPGKFQCFVEMIVEFVDSSVKETFHGRNPVIAPLALTVFVWIFMMNFMDMIPVDWLPWAASLMGVPYLKVVPTTDVNITFSLAIGVFVLIIYYSIKVKGVSGFVKELTLQPFNHWAMIPVNFLLETVTLVAKPISLALRLFGNLYAGELIFILIALMYGSNVALSALGVGLQLGWLIFHILIITLQAFIFMMLTIVYLSMAHEDH from the coding sequence ATGGCTGCAACTGGTGAAGAGCTAACACAGCAAAGCTATATCCAACATCACCTTACTAACCTGCAAGTTTGTGCTACCGATAATGGGCTAGCAATGAACCATGCATGTGAAAAGGCTGGCTTTTGGACTTGGAACATTGATTCGTTGTTCTTTTCGGTTGGGCTTGGAGTGTTGTTCTTATGGCTGTTTTACAGTGCCGGCAAAAAAGCGACAACAGGCGTTCCTGGCAAATTTCAATGTTTTGTCGAGATGATTGTTGAGTTCGTTGATAGCAGTGTGAAAGAAACTTTTCACGGCCGCAATCCGGTTATTGCACCTTTAGCCTTGACAGTTTTTGTGTGGATTTTCATGATGAACTTCATGGATATGATACCTGTAGATTGGTTGCCTTGGGCAGCGAGTTTAATGGGTGTGCCATACCTAAAAGTTGTTCCGACTACCGACGTTAACATCACCTTCAGCTTAGCTATTGGTGTGTTTGTGCTGATTATTTATTACAGCATTAAAGTCAAAGGTGTTTCAGGTTTTGTAAAAGAATTAACACTTCAGCCTTTTAACCATTGGGCAATGATACCCGTCAACTTTTTATTAGAAACAGTTACTCTTGTTGCAAAGCCTATTTCATTGGCTCTTCGACTATTTGGTAACTTGTATGCTGGTGAGTTGATTTTTATTCTTATTGCATTGATGTACGGTTCTAACGTGGCGTTATCTGCTCTAGGTGTAGGTTTACAACTAGGTTGGTTAATTTTCCATATTTTAATTATTACCTTACAAGCATTTATTTTCATGATGTTGACCATTGTTTATTTAAGCATGGCTCATGAAGATCATTAA
- a CDS encoding ATP synthase subunit I: MSNVLARRGRLAAYKLVLVQAAVASIISILFFVMWGALHGLSALAGGVIAVLPNFVFATLAFSHSGASSAVKVIKSFYWGEAVKMLLTIALFSLVFINLKVGFMPLFTCYSLALVVHWIAPLYFKQS; this comes from the coding sequence TTGAGTAATGTTTTGGCGCGTCGTGGCAGGTTAGCAGCCTATAAATTAGTGCTGGTACAAGCGGCAGTGGCGAGTATTATTTCAATATTATTTTTCGTTATGTGGGGAGCACTGCATGGCTTATCTGCACTAGCAGGTGGTGTAATTGCTGTACTTCCTAATTTTGTATTCGCAACCCTAGCTTTCTCTCATAGTGGAGCAAGCTCAGCAGTAAAAGTGATTAAAAGCTTTTATTGGGGGGAAGCGGTAAAGATGCTGTTAACCATTGCATTGTTTTCGTTAGTGTTTATCAATTTAAAAGTCGGTTTTATGCCACTTTTTACCTGTTATTCGTTAGCGTTAGTAGTACATTGGATAGCACCTTTATATTTCAAGCAAAGTTAA
- a CDS encoding ParB/RepB/Spo0J family partition protein encodes MTLKKRGLGKGLDALLNHSNAASLKSEQAEEQQQSARLSDLIHLDLDLLQPGKYQPRKDMSSEALEELAESIRAQGVIQPIVIRKISETNYEIIAGERRWRAAQLAKLDKVPCIVKQVADDAAVAIALIENIQREDLNAMEEAIALQRLLEEFELTHQQVADAVGKSRASVSNLLRLNSLNEPVKRLLENGDIDMGHARALLAVEGDEQTNLARLVASKEMTVRETERLVNKVLNPAKEAETPAKDHDVSRLEQELIEKLGAKVAINHGSKGKGKIVINYQNLTELDGILSKIR; translated from the coding sequence ATGACCTTAAAAAAACGCGGTTTAGGTAAAGGCTTGGATGCCTTATTAAATCATAGTAATGCCGCAAGTCTTAAAAGCGAACAAGCAGAAGAACAGCAACAATCAGCTAGATTAAGTGATTTAATTCACCTAGATCTTGATTTATTACAGCCGGGTAAATATCAACCTCGTAAAGATATGTCATCAGAAGCGTTAGAAGAGTTGGCTGAATCGATTCGTGCTCAAGGTGTAATCCAACCGATTGTTATCCGTAAAATATCTGAAACTAACTATGAAATCATCGCCGGTGAACGTCGCTGGCGTGCCGCTCAATTAGCCAAACTTGATAAAGTCCCCTGTATTGTTAAGCAAGTGGCAGATGATGCTGCTGTCGCCATCGCCCTTATTGAGAATATTCAGCGTGAAGATCTTAATGCAATGGAAGAAGCCATCGCACTGCAACGATTACTTGAAGAGTTTGAGTTAACCCACCAACAAGTAGCCGATGCTGTTGGTAAGTCTCGTGCAAGCGTGTCTAATTTATTACGCTTAAATAGCCTCAACGAGCCTGTTAAACGTTTGTTAGAAAATGGTGACATCGACATGGGCCATGCCCGTGCATTATTGGCTGTAGAGGGTGATGAACAGACAAATTTAGCTCGATTAGTCGCGTCAAAAGAAATGACTGTTCGAGAAACTGAACGATTAGTTAATAAAGTCTTAAATCCTGCTAAAGAAGCCGAAACACCAGCTAAAGATCATGATGTTAGTCGCTTAGAGCAAGAGTTAATTGAAAAACTCGGTGCCAAGGTTGCCATTAATCATGGCAGCAAAGGTAAAGGGAAAATTGTTATAAACTATCAGAACCTTACTGAATTAGACGGGATTTTAAGTAAAATTCGTTGA
- a CDS encoding ParA family protein has protein sequence MGKIIAVANQKGGVGKTTTCVNLAASLAATKRKVLLIDLDPQGNATMGSGVDKYEVENTAYELLVEEKPFADIVIKNTVGKYDLIAGNSDVTAAEIKLMEFYAREIRLRNAIASIKDDYDYIFIDCPPSLNMLTVNAMSAADSVLVPMQCEYYALEGLTALIDTITKLGAMVNPTLSIEGILRTMYDPRNRLSNDVSDQLKQHFGEKVYRTVIPRNVRLAEAPSFGAPAMYYDKSSAGAKAYLALAGEIIRRAEQQTQPKQA, from the coding sequence GTGGGTAAAATAATTGCCGTAGCCAACCAAAAAGGTGGCGTTGGAAAAACAACAACTTGCGTTAATTTAGCCGCATCACTTGCCGCCACAAAGCGTAAAGTGTTGTTGATCGATTTAGATCCTCAAGGCAATGCGACTATGGGCAGTGGCGTTGATAAATATGAAGTCGAGAATACCGCTTATGAATTATTAGTCGAAGAAAAACCGTTTGCCGATATCGTGATTAAAAATACCGTAGGTAAATATGATTTGATCGCAGGTAATAGTGATGTCACCGCGGCAGAAATTAAATTGATGGAATTTTATGCTCGAGAGATCCGTTTACGTAATGCAATAGCGTCGATCAAAGATGATTATGACTATATTTTTATAGACTGCCCGCCATCGCTCAATATGCTAACGGTAAACGCCATGTCTGCCGCTGATTCGGTTCTAGTACCAATGCAATGCGAATATTATGCCCTAGAAGGCTTAACAGCGTTAATTGATACTATAACTAAGCTCGGTGCTATGGTTAACCCTACGTTGAGCATAGAAGGTATTTTGCGCACCATGTATGATCCGCGCAATCGTTTATCAAATGATGTATCTGATCAACTCAAGCAGCATTTTGGTGAAAAAGTGTATCGTACCGTCATACCTAGAAATGTTCGTTTAGCTGAAGCACCTAGTTTTGGTGCACCTGCCATGTATTACGACAAATCAAGTGCTGGAGCCAAAGCCTATTTAGCCCTTGCAGGTGAAATCATCCGTCGTGCAGAACAGCAAACTCAACCCAAACAAGCGTAG
- the rsmG gene encoding 16S rRNA (guanine(527)-N(7))-methyltransferase RsmG: MLSAQLKTYLAEIKMSATELQQKQLIGFVEMLDKWNKAYNLTSVRDPEQMLIRHIMDSLTVSPYLEGQHFIDVGTGPGLPGIPLAIMNPDKQFVLLDSLGKRFRFQKQVQFELKINNITPVESRVEAYNPEIKFDGVLSRAFASIQDMLSWCHHLPTEKGIFYALKGQLNQQELQQIPAGFSLVETIVLHVPTLDEQRHLLKIAKQ, translated from the coding sequence GTGTTATCTGCCCAACTTAAAACCTATTTAGCTGAAATTAAAATGTCGGCCACCGAATTACAACAAAAACAATTAATAGGTTTTGTTGAAATGCTTGATAAATGGAATAAGGCTTATAACCTCACCTCCGTTCGCGATCCTGAGCAAATGCTAATCCGCCATATTATGGACAGCTTAACGGTTTCTCCTTACCTTGAAGGACAGCATTTTATCGATGTAGGAACCGGCCCTGGTTTACCTGGGATCCCATTAGCGATTATGAATCCAGATAAGCAGTTTGTATTGCTTGATAGTTTAGGCAAACGGTTCCGTTTTCAAAAACAGGTTCAGTTCGAACTAAAAATCAATAATATTACTCCAGTTGAAAGTCGTGTTGAAGCTTATAACCCAGAGATTAAATTTGACGGTGTATTAAGCAGAGCATTTGCATCTATTCAAGATATGCTAAGTTGGTGTCACCATTTACCGACTGAAAAAGGCATTTTTTATGCGTTAAAAGGCCAGTTAAATCAGCAAGAATTACAACAGATACCAGCAGGATTTTCGTTGGTAGAAACTATTGTATTGCATGTTCCAACGTTAGATGAACAGCGACATTTATTAAAAATAGCCAAGCAATAA